A genomic window from Panthera tigris isolate Pti1 chromosome B4, P.tigris_Pti1_mat1.1, whole genome shotgun sequence includes:
- the TAS2R9 gene encoding taste receptor type 2 member 9, with protein MPSAVEVMYMVLIAGELTIGIWGNGFIVLVNCTGWLQRRDSSVTDIILVSLAISRICVLCVVSADGFVLLLSPHAYAQNETVNTLDAFWTLSNHSSVWFTACLSIFYLLKIANISHPVFLWLKLNVTRVVLGLFLESFLTSIIISVFLKEGSWGHVEVNHEENITWEFRVSKAPSAFKLIILNLGALVPFALCLISFVLLLFSLFRHTKQMKLYATGSRDSSTEAHMRAIKAVTIFLLLFIMYYAVFLVVTSSFLIPQGRLVLMFGGIVTVIFPSSHSFILIMGNSKLREAFLKVLRCVKGFHKRRKPLVPQRILNMGRKKSTKDCLPSPRGLHSFA; from the coding sequence ATGCCAAGTGCAGTGGAGGTAATGTATATGGTCTTGATTGCTGGTGAATTGACTATAGGAATCTGGGGAAATGGATTTATTGTACTGGTTAACTGCACTGGTTGGCTCCAAAGGCGAGATAGCTCCGTGACTGACATCATCCTGGTGAGTTTGGCCATCTCCAGaatctgtgtgttgtgtgtggtaTCTGCAGATGGCTTTGTTCTGCTGCTCTCTCCACATGCGTATGCTCAAAATGAGACAGTAAACACCTTGGATGCTTTCTGGACACTGAGCAACCATTCAAGTGTCTGGTTCACTGCTTGCCTCAGCATTTTCTACTTACTGAAGATAGCCAACATATCCCACCCGGTGTTCCTCTGGCTGAAGCTAAACGTTACCAGAGTCGTCCTGGGGCTTTTTCTGGAGTCCTTCCTCACCTCCATAATTATTAGTGTCTTTTTGAAAGAGGGATCCTGGGGTCACGTCGAAGTCAATCATGAGGAAAACATAACTTGGGAATTCAGAGTGAGTAAAGCCCCAAGCGCTTTCAAACTGATTATCCTGAACCTGGGGGCTCTAGTTCCCTTTGCTCTGTGCCTAATCTCCTTTGTCTTGttacttttctccctctttaGACACACTAAGCAGATGAAACTTTACGCCACCGGGTCCAGGGACTCTAGCACAGAGGCACACATGAGGGCCATAAAGGCAGTGAccatctttctgcttctcttcatCATGTACTATGCAGTCTTTCTTGTAGTCACTTCTAGCTTCCTGATTCCTCAAGGGCGGTTAGTGTTGATGTTTGGTGGCATAGTCACTGTCATTTTCCCATCAAGCCATTCGTTCATCCTGATCATGGGCAACAGCAAACTGAGGGAGGCCTTTCTGAAGGTGCTAAGGTGTGTGAAGGGCTTCCACAAAAGAAGGAAACCTCTTGTTCCACAGAGAATCCTGAATATGGGgagaaagaaatcaacaaaagacTGTCTCCCTTCTCCCCGGGGATTACATTCATTTGCTTAA